DNA sequence from the Coffea eugenioides isolate CCC68of chromosome 9, Ceug_1.0, whole genome shotgun sequence genome:
AAAAAAAGAGAGGGGATGAGTTTATTaggttgcgtcagggaacccagAGTGTGGTCGAATATGAAATGCAATTCACTAAACtgtctaaatttgctcctgaattggtggttacggagcgaaggagagtgagacggtttatacaaggattgaatttggagatccaggaagctttagcggcagttcaagttaatacttttacggaagctcttgagaaagctcaaagaattgaggatgtgaaggcacaggtaaaagctTTCCGAGCACGAAAAAGGAATGCATCTAGTAGTACATATGAGGAACCTAGAGAAAAGTAATgccttccaaagtgcaaaaagtgaaccattcaccttACCTACCATGGACACTAGGAGCATTAGATGAAGGATCTACAAAAGAAAGTCAAATAGGACAAGAGGAAATTTCTCGAGAAGGCCAAAAAGTGGTTTCTCGCTTGGCCTGTGGATATAGTGGGAAGACAAATCACACTGAggatgattgttggaggaaggggcaaaagtgtttgatttgtgagAGTAGCGACCATCAAATTAGCAACTGCCCGAAGAAACAGTCACGAGGGAATAGTGATCAACAAGTGGATAGAACCAAACCGAAACAAactaatgaaagagggaaccaaCCAAAAGTACCAGCACGGGTATATGCATTAGACAAGCAACAAGCTCTGGAGTCATCTGAGGCAatggaaggtaaaaatttcgagaacgaaattttcttaagggggagagaatatgaggacccaaaaattcctttagaatttcgtcccatttttggaaaaaatgaatttatatttccttctatgtttctttacttgattatttaactatttactagtcctaaatttcatggtgattGCATTAGTTGAGCCAAGaattttacttttacttttcaagttagagtaagttagggttttggtgtattttggtagtgtgattaattggtgaggtatgtgtactgaatttggtggataagagtgagtattaggtaagaggaagtgtgtgattagaagtgctaataataaattagtgaatcataagttaaaacaaaagtgcAAGGGAGTTATTCCAGTTCGACCAACTAGTGGGGTGTGTGGTATAAATTGTGAGGAAATGAGGGAGTTTTGTAAAAAggggtgtagacaccaaatttttagcctttctttttctttttattttatttatttagttagttgattttgttttaatttttgctaagaaaattgttttactattattaattaattcattgaaaaaaaaagaaggaaaatcatcaatcaaacacaaaaaaaaaaaaaatttagcatttttattttatcttttattcctgGTTTTGTTCATTATATTCGGTTTTACTTAAAATGTTATTtctgtttattttattttcatttttattaaataatttatttattaaaaaaaaactaaggaGTTCACGCGCGCTATTTCTTCATTTTACAAGTTTCGGACAATACAGAAAAATTGCAGAGGCCATTTTTGACCTcccattccactcatttttgtggtggttttcttttttccttgtgCCCCTAAGAGGATTATAGTACAAAGGCTCATCCGATGGTTTACAATTCACCATCAAGGATCAATTCAGCGGCACCATTAGATGTTAAGTTTAGGAATCTGGGTAGCTATATAAAGGGAATGAATCAATAGAAAAGAGGGGGCAGAGACAACAAACAAGGGGGAGACGGCTGGAAAAATAGAGAGGACTGGCGGCTAGGGTTAGAGAGAAGGGAGGAGAGAGTTTGTGAGGGCGAGAGGAAAATGGTGAGAGCAAGAAAGCCTTGCAGTGGAgaaaagaaaactggaaaaggaGCAAAGGAACAGGGGGTTGCCGGATCTCCATACTTTCACTTGCGGATTCCTTCATCAAGGTTACGGCAGGTCTCGTTGGTCTACTGCGGAGCTCGATCATCCCTCAAGGTAACCCTTTCTTTCATCCACCTTCGCCTACGCATCATCCTCCTCCGTAACCAAGAGTTTCGCTACTTGATTTTTGTCTTCACgttctatttttcttctttcggTGTTCTCCTGTTCATGCGTTGTTCATTCAAATCTGGACTTCATACTTCGGGTCCTGTGTTATGATGAGTCATGAGTTCCTTTTGTGTAGAAGATTCCCCATGTTTTTTTAGTTGGTAGCGAACCCAATAGATGACAGATTTTTCTCTTCAGATTTGCATGACTTTTATtctatttttcttgctttctttgccTGGATTCTGTTAGAATTAAGAGATGACAAGGAAGCTCACtggtttttgttgtttttgcaaGTTAAGTGGCTTGTAATCAGAATCTTGTCTTTGGGTTTTCTTGTTGAGGACTTATGAATAAAAGGTGTCAGCTTGCTTTCATCCGTGAACCTAGAGAGATGTTTGCTCTGAGTGTGTTCAGTCTTTTGTTCGTTCTTGAGTACAAAATTATGGTTCGGGTCTTAGGCTTTTATCTTGTGAATTTGTTTTGAAGTTTTGGCAAGAGGTTTAAGGCATTTTGGTTGTGTTTTGATAAGCTGCAATTTCGCAGCAGGAGGTGCGAAGTTGTAGAGAAGCTCTCactgcattttttttgtttcttccttctttcttttgctgtcGGTCAGACCAGATTTGTGTGTTTCTTGTCCTGGAAATTTGGTTTATCAAAGCTAAGGTAGTCGGTGTTCTTGTCAGAGGGCTGGTTTGGGCTTTGTTTACATGCTATAGTTTTCTTTCCTGCCCTGTGTTGAATTGCAATAGATCTGAGTAGCTGAGAGTTGTGAAAATGGCGGCTGCAATTTGCAGAAAGAAACCCAGCAACCAGAAATGTTGCAgtgaaaggaaaccagaaaggAGAAAGCTATAAAAGCTTAGTGATCCTATTCTGAAGTTCTTTATGCATGATTAGATGTTAAATTTCAGTGGTCTTACTGTCTAGATTAAAGCTTTGATGTTTAGTTGAGAAAGTTTTGATTAAAGTGTGCGTTTGAATCTGAAATTTGTGTGCGAAAATGAAATGGCAGCAGGTTTGGAGTTGTAGAAGCTTGTTTCGTACTACTTTGCATGGAAACTTGCatgaaaacttcaaaaaaattgCCCTTTACCCCTCAAGTCCCCCTTTGTTCTACTATGGCCCGAGTAATTGgaaaaaccaatcaaattgacACCCCCTTgaactttcttttcctttcaattggatcataattttgtgaatatggattgtttagttatttaaatgcttttaatgattcaattttcatatttatgtgattatttgtgataccttgaccttttcttttattttggagggtaaataagtaatttcactccattagggtcccaactcaagggaggtacaccctaaccCTTATTTCTCACTCTATTTGAtcctacgtgccctatgtgattttacgtgtttaattgcatgccttttgaatgcttttatttaattgctttatttgtttcaaatatatttatttatttttattacatTCGTAATTATTTGGGAAGACAATTAAAtaccaagttgtaatagttagagttttatttacttatttatttattttccccccttttagattgtagtagggcctccctaatgtaatagatagggcttcttttactttatttgccttgcgtgatttgcatgcttacttgTTATGTGTTACCGTTTCCTAGGATGtagcatctagatatgcatgcttatgtgttatgtgaattacgtgctcacatgcctacttgctttaacTATACCCATTTACTTGTGTATATATGGTGAATGCAAATGTACGatataaccgtggctagtccaatgctagtcatggttacaTATTCCCGatcgctcacaagtccaatgcttgtgagagagcatTAGTAAAGagctagtccaatactagacccaatagggccgtctctcgctagtacatactcgcatgccttcactacatttcattcatttttttcttttagcatttttacatttttgcatgaacCTCTACCCTTTTCCCGCATTTGAAACACGATCTTTAGGACTTCGCATTTCACTCTAGTCATTAgggtcatttgcttgattaggttagggagtcacccttctggtaagggaaacagacgagtttggctacacatagccttagcatgcttgttttctttctaactaaaaggcaaatcaaaagtcacgatttagagtctccccgtacccgttttgcttgcattcctctagggttcatgcatttcatttactcactatcactttgcactcTCACTTCATATACTATTACTTTTTCCACACGTTCACTTCACATGACTCTTATCTTTCACATTCTCACTCTACCACTAGCACTTTACATACTACCACtgagcacacatgcacttcacgctatcactttacatacctcaccttgcacccccatttgcacactcccgcttacacactattatttttattattactttttcacttcacacaagctcatgttttcacattgcatgcattcattccattcattttttcatcattagcattactcgtgacctcttggagggcttatccttggctatcacaactcatgtgatttagtccgatcgagcctctaagagatatttgtctatttcgattcctcattaggtttaggattgcattcatattagttacatccaaatgcgaGGGTGCcttagaaattaggaaaatcatgactaaatcatgcaactagcttaggctaggttgagagggtgccttagactttgtctttgccttccctctcttcaactgtgacccccgaaccatttttctctaatttatcgtagattttggagtcaatctaaaaaggttttacatttaaatccacattttttgggtgacttggtacaccccaactcaataccaagtggcgactcctacattttaccaaaacctttttagattactatttttggccaaaacgtcgcatttcaaagtcccatggcctttccctttcattttcacacacatcaccgtttttcaaaccatacttcactcacttattatacTTTTATTctattaaaaatggggcgcgacagctttgcgactccactggggacttagagagtcctagcaaatttgatttagtcaatctttttcttcttttaaccttttcatatatcacatttggatgtttagggttacattttctcttttttaggattttttgcatttcgcgcgtatcaactcactcccttCCCCAATTGTGTACGATTGATTCGATAGATGGATGGTTTGTTTATGTTATGTTatcccgcgctttgcattgcatttgggtgggggaatattaccctagagcctcgcattggttctcgatccctcccctccaaacggagcactagcatacgtgcatacgctttattttttatccctcatttatttttcttttagtggcttgtcacacCACTcttccctattaggattaggcgacccacttggacgtgtgatcgcgacacgacgtgtgcaTAGCATggtccgaggggtcactcaatcttccattttaagccttgggttgatagccttcaGCTTTTAGTTgaagattgaggatttttttgatagattcgctcagacatgtggccgtgacacgacgtgtgcgtagcaatgtctggggaatcgctcgagccaccgacaaagaaccttgggattgatgaccttttgtttccaagtctgaaggctcggggacctaaaatctatcgagtctagatgcattagtgagccaataccacatgcatccatgatagtttatcTAGGGttgagtctgccttaccctattagggacactattcacgaggggagggatccaatccctcttttccttttattgctttatctctttgtattgctttgctacaacgtgttatgtgtatttatctggttgaactaacttttcttggtttttgtctccattgcattcataagccctagaaaataagagtcctggcatggtactctctaggacacgtttaaattcaaggCTTCACATTTGCAGCATGAATACATTTTATTTTAGGCTCACCTTGGCATACAAagggtccttttaggtcatattgcatgtctaatcgctttgataaattggcatcatgcataaaccctagagaGGGAACGCCACGTAGGGAATCCTGTGTTAGGAATAAGTCAcattgtgtctcggatatataatcctctgagacttgcatgtttatgtttcttgtaccttccaaaggggtagtgcacaaggtaaggtaggattcgatcTTCTTTCATAATCGTAGAACaaattttgcacattagaatatgaacatctaacaatcattttttggccatttatCCAAAactggtaaaaatcccttgcgtaaaggacattaatttgaagaaatttaaaaacgatccctcattgttgagacgataaatatatctaggccaaatcttgattttagaatgctcatagactaatgtatcgcaatgaattttttgaaaccaCCAATAGGTAGCCAATTCATtaaaccatcatttccattcaattcatttgatcaaattatccatcaaattcatccaatctatttggtcaattcattcatttttaggacaattcggtcgattttgaataaatcatcaatttcattcaattcatttgactagtttacccttttttagaGTGATCtagtcatttttgaataaattttcaaCTTCATTCAATCTATTCGATCAAGTGTATCTATTTTTAGAGCAATCCAGCAAAGtttatcaatttcattcgatccatttgaccaattagggtttctatgTCAAATTTAGAACTGGAACGACTAGttgtttttaagaaaatcacccattacattcatttcatttggatagattagggttttgacccatgtttaaaaaaaaaaaaagtccaataTCAAGTTCGTCAAAATTAAATTGATTTGTACGAATTCCTGTGCCAACCAAAACCATTCCTTCATTTAGAGGTTTCCTGTTGTTCAATTggcccaaaattttcaaattactttccaaccaactgtcaatgagttgatcggatccatcaggtatggtatagtgcctacctcagaggattacatcatgttaggcctacccctggcacaaaaagggcccccCAATAGggcatgcatccgaattacttTGATTGTtactaactcatgtctttttctttctttctttttcttttaacaaTAGTTAATCAAAAAGGGAAATTTAAATAGagtttttctaaattttcagaTAATTGCGAACATAGCTACAAGAAGAAACCCTATCGTCACACGATCTCGTAGTCGGGCTTTGagaaatcgtgtaaacatgagtacgcACCCGGAATCGTCCGATAGGCTTGTAACGACATCATCAACTGACTTGGCGAATCTAGGAGTTCAACTGAGCGAAGTACTAAACAGATTCAATGAGCTGAGTATGGAAATGAACGCACAACGGCACGTAGTAGATCAATTAGTTGCTGGAAGTGGCAGCGGTACTCAACATGAGCCTTCACCTGTTAGTCAAACTGAACCACAATCACTATCCACATCTCATACTCAAACCCTTTTTCCTCCACATCCACCTAAAGAAACTTTCACTTATCCCACCCATGACCCACCACCTACCTACGCACCTAACATTCAAATTAACCCTCCCTATGCCCAAATTCCCCAGAATTATCCTCCCATTACTATGAGCATGCCATTCGAACCTCAGGGACCACATTATTACTCCACCGCTGAGCCATTCACCTTAGATACCGCCGCCCAAGGGAAAGCTAAAGTTGGGGAGTCATCCGCACCGGTGGATAAAAATTTGCTAAAGAGATTGGAACGGTTTGAGGAGTTCATAAGGAAAAGTCAAGGTTTGAACAAGCAGGGAGGTCTGGACTACAACGAGCTGTGCCTTTTTCCAGATATGCAATTGCCAGTGGGTTTCAAAGCGCCCAAATTTAGCAAGTACGATGGAATTGGCAATCCTAAGACACACCTTCGGATGTTTGCAAACAAACTAGGGAGGTCGATAGGTGATGAAAATCTGCCTGTGCGCCTATTTCCCGAGTGTCTAGAAGGCGATGCATTGGATTGGTATTCCAACTTGAAGCCTGAGGATATGAGATCTTGGCTTGATCTGTCAACCGCTTTTGTGAGGCAGTACGAATATAATTGTGAACTCGCTCCGACAAGaaccacattggaagggactAAGAGAAAACCATCCGAGGATCATAAGACATATGCCAAGCGATGGCGAAGATTGGCAGCCAAGGTGGAACCTCCGATGATAGAAGATGAAATTGTCCGTACATTTATTAAAGCTCATGATCCACCGTACTTTGAAGagattttccgcatgactggatgctcatttgcggCCATTGTTAACAAATTGGAAGAATTTGATGAGTTTGTGAAGGCCGGAAAAATTGTTAATGTGTCAACATTGAAGATGCAACTAGAGGCTCTGCAAGACCATAATGACAATAAGAAAAAGTCCCAATTTAAGGAAAAAGAaggggaaactgcttttgtttggGATCAGGGTCCCTCGACCAGACCTAAACTTTCAAATCGCCCCACTTATTCATTACCCTACCCATATTACCCAAACTCCCGTCCTATCTACCATACTACCATTAACCAAATTCGACCTCGACTAAACTATCCAACTGTACCCGCAATGCCCTTCCCAATTGCTGAAACCAACCCCCAAATGCGACCTCGTCTACCTTATAATCCCAGACCTGCTCCACCATATAAATAGACCTACAACCATCCTCAAACCAATAAAACACAAAATCCCGGCCGATCTCGAACTTTTACCAACTTAGGCAGACCCATTGACCAACTGTACGAACAGCTCAAGGCCGCCAgtaaaattgataaaatacTTCCTCCAAACTGCCCCCGTTGAGGTTTTTCTACTGGGTACGACCCTCAAGCTGCTTGTGCCTACCATTCTGGAGCGCCCGGTCACTCGACTAGTAACTGTTGGCTACTAAAGCATaagatccaagacatgatcgaatCAGGAGacatagtgctaaggaaaatgGGAGAACAAGAAACAAGTACAAATATGAATCCCTTTCCCGCACACAAGGACACCACATTTGAGGCATTTACCCCCAATGAGGAAAGTTGAGAATCCTGGAAGGGATGGATTAGTGAGATTTCCTCCCTCTAGAAGGGAAGTTTCGATAAACTTGGGAATTTGTTTTGGTTAAATCCAATGAAAATTGTTCATACGCGTGTTTTTGTTttaatcaagtgatttttgaagACACGTTTCGTTTAACAAGTAACATGCTATTAAgtttggtcttttttttttgaaattcaataaaatgtacagttttATATATACTGTGTTACTTACGCAttcttttcagatggccaaGAATAAAATCTTTTGACCTTTTGGATATCACTGTTCCGAAATTTGATGGCAGCAATATCTCACGAAtgtgaatttcaatttcaaaagtgAAAGGAGCAATAAGGGGACATCAGAAAATGTTTCAAAGAGACCTAGATGGTATAAAGAGAAATTCAAGTTGAATTGGGATCAAGATTAAGGAAATAAGAGTCAGTGGTTACTCGATAATAAGCAGATAAGTGCCACTTGTCATGGTCAATATTATCAAAAGAAGAGGATTGGTCCGTGCTTACCATAAAAGAGACCAATCATAAATATCCAGACGATGAGGTAAAACATTGAAGTAGCTTTTGACGATACAAAATAAGGCTAAAAGAAGAGTTTACCCCAAATGGGCAAGGTTCTTTTATTGTCAAAAGGTATTGCATGGCGGAGCACTCGTTCTCGCAGGAGTGGAATGGACAAATTTTTCCCTCAGCCGATCAATTCGGgtatgtgtaagaaattcttcatcTGATAAataaaagtttcctttcagggttaatgcaaagaatggaatgaaagtcaggCCTTTTTCCTTTCCCATTAagacattttatccctagttgtcccttttgaaccttcagaataaatcatttcgtttggcaacccctgaggatcgcaaaccccacactggggcaaatttagttttgaaaaagaaaagagaggaaaacccccacacaggggcaaatttagtttcgaaaaggaaaagagagaaaaccccatactggggcaaaggaaagccaaaagaaaagcaaatgaACGAAAGAAAACCTCAGTtaaaaataaattggggcaaattgtAAACATTTCGAAAGATGAATGGAATGacagaaaaagaaggaaaatgaatgaaaagagAGTCCCAATTGAGAATTGTGACAGCCcaacctccccctaaggcgtaccaaagggttcggcggaccgcctacccagctctagccgggactcagtcgttcacgtcaatcctcaatcgaaaccagaataaacccacaagactaaacataacaacgatccaaaacttaaaacaaaacgtatatacattgctatctaaaaagggagtacaaatatcgaatatacaaaggttctcgattcaccatacatccagcccgtgccgagcactagggcgagaaccatccCAAAAGAAACTAGACTAAGCTAGTCGATACCCAGCTCTCGTCCTTACTCgctttcccctgttaaggaaaacaaaactaaaggaatgagctaaaagctcagtgaggttccgaacacataggcaacaagaaattcaatgcattcattacatataaccaataattcaaggtacaaatacaaaataaagcgataaacacattcattaaaaggatacgggctcacagggagccatatattcgttcgttcgttcgttctcctgttattccccttattcctccggtcaattaaataaaatgcatttttggtaaataaaaccctaagattaaacgagagagaatattacagttcatcgagcaaacaagtaagtgaaatcaaagaaaaaccggaaaatgataagtaaaacgtataaagacgcctttatagtgaaaagggGATGTTTGGATCGGAggacggaaataactagggttataaaatgtccggcggaaaacacttggaccaaagatAACTCGGAGtccaacgagataggctaaaaatattgttttcggaatcgtttagatagttcaaaatcaactcatacCCAAGTAGATAGTATAGACTAAACGTCATGataaaaatcatgtgaaaaggaggacaatactaccttacgttcacacttaaaacctcacttaaaagtggttcacttgtggccgagaaaaccctaaatcatacctctatattttgggaaggagtaagtagcatttgaagttttaaactaaagaggtatcatgttttaaaatggaaaaccggtcatggtattggccaaacaaaagtatacaagttcaaatagaaacttagccctcgagcgaaaatttgggcagcacgccctttgtatttacctatttcccagccatttatggatgcattatttcctcaatcaatcccaaagtcatacacaatataaactCAATataatagccattccataggctccgggtcatacaagtacaaaatcaagctaatgatatgtgcggaaatgaagtttagtttggaaaacaaaagacagttttAACATTACTTAGCGGAACAGACGTAACAGGAGCTACacttattggattgaggtgtaatttacaccgtttcgaagctaagataaagggataaaattattatgaagaccactcagtctagTTCGTGGTatagctaggtcaaaattccaatgcaccaaaccagaatcgcatAAACAGGTCAGCTAACTGCATTATGGTTAAACGATCATATCttaggctaccgaagtccaattgagGTGTTTCCAGGGCCGTTGGAAAGTTAAGACctagtactaaaactttcatgtttggccaagatctaattcggtaaggatcagAGTGAAAAGgcacggtcagattgggtgaaaagTCCACCCTGTCCAGCCAACTATTCTTGTGGCAGTTTGCGGTATTtctgacttttctcattctacacagTTCAGATTggtctgaaattttacaggaaagtataaaacatcatttcctacaactttcatgttttgacccaaagctaattcggcctctaacctagccAAACAGAAACAGGCAGAACAGGGTCAtatggaaaccctaatctggaatttgagTTTCAAACCAACAATTTTACACAATCAATCATTTCCAACACATACCAACTCCATcttacactataacaaaccattaATCCATGGTTAACCAACACTaatcatatgaaatcagaaaaatcatgaacaaaagaaaaatccatcaatctcaaccataggtcatgaaatcatccataaaatcacttattcaaccactacaaatcactaattgaacattatcaagattaaaggaaaggttccttagtcacttaccttgcaaacccaagaaaagacccaacttagcacctttgcttctcaaaccacttcaccacacaccttaatcctaccaagagaaaggtttttatggagcaaatcaaggttttaacggttggtttgtgagattgagcaagaaatataaggaagaaattggaagcttttcctcttttttttctccaagaaGTTTGGCAAATAGAGCATAAGAAATGGGaaagttttggtcaaaattagctttaagaaggaaacaaatatcttggtcaaaagtccacccTCGAATAGAAACGCGACATGTGGCACCTTTTATGTTTAaccttatcttcttgtctctccatactaattaatctagcaaacctctaattatctcctagaaTCTTGTAAATTAATCCCAAAACGCAAAACTTAAGCTAGTTGTCCGAATAATacgcacttaacgcactagcgggtcccacgtcaaactacacttcaaatttaacgtacactaacttatatcaagaaaatgatttgaaaactatattcacttataaaaatgtatagaaaattaatatattgaagaaaagtataaatttatagacaaggaaataaaataatgtctagaaaacatataattttttttcgggttctcacactctctcccccttaagaaatttcgtcctcgaaatttttaccttcatttgcctcagacgagttcGGAACTGTTTGGTTGCCTAACGCATACACTTTTGCCGGTACACttgttcggtttcctctttcattcacttgtcTTGATTTGGCTCCATCCAATTGCGGAGTATTACCTTCACGTGGCTGTCTCCTCGGACAATTTCTCACCTGGTGGTCACCACTTCCGCATATCAAACAGTTctgccctttccgccaacaagcATCCTCGGTGTGATTAGCCTTTCCACAGTAGCTACAAGTCAAgcgagaagccatcttttggttGTCTTGAGTAATCTCCTCAGGTCTGATTTGGCTTCCTttagtagacctttcatctaccgcccctaacgtccatggtgggcggagtaacgggttcattttCTGCACTTTAGGAGGCACTATCGTTTCGCTCAATTCACCCACTATACTATCcgatgcaccccttttccgGGTC
Encoded proteins:
- the LOC113782403 gene encoding uncharacterized protein LOC113782403, whose translation is MSTHPESSDRLVTTSSTDLANLGVQLSEVLNRFNELSMEMNAQRHVVDQLVAGSGSGTQHEPSPVSQTEPQSLSTSHTQTLFPPHPPKETFTYPTHDPPPTYAPNIQINPPYAQIPQNYPPITMSMPFEPQGPHYYSTAEPFTLDTAAQGKAKVGESSAPVDKNLLKRLERFEEFIRKSQGLNKQGGLDYNELCLFPDMQLPVGFKAPKFSKYDGIGNPKTHLRMFANKLGRSIGDENLPVRLFPECLEGDALDWYSNLKPEDMRSWLDLSTAFVRQYEYNCELAPTRTTLEGTKRKPSEDHKTYAKRWRRLAAKVEPPMIEDEIVRTFIKAHDPPYFEEIFRMTGCSFAAIVNKLEEFDEFVKAGKIVNVSTLKMQLEALQDHNDNKKKSQFKEKEGETAFVWDQGPSTRPKLSNRPTYSLPYPYYPNSRPIYHTTINQIRPRLNYPTVPAMPFPIAETNPQMRPRLPYNPRPAPPYK